From the genome of Leptotrichia sp. oral taxon 847:
AACGATGAAATTTACTAAATAAGTTAAAGTTTAAATAATGAAAATTTCAAAAATATTTTTAATAAAAATTAAAATATAAAATTTAATAATTTTAAAAAATAAAAAAATCTGGGGGGATTTAATTATGAAAATAAAATATATTATTATTTTTGTTATGCTTTTAATTGTGGGAAATTTTTTAAGACTTTTTATCGAGGATAAGAATAAGCCAAATATTGAAATCAGTAAAGAAGTGAATTACAAAAAAGAAAAAGCTAAAGAAAATAATGACTTTACGAAAAAAAAGAAAAAATTTGATGTAAATGGTGTCGAATACGCAGATTTGTTAAAATTGGGGTTTTCAAAATCAAAGGCGGAAAATATTATAAAGTTTCGTGATGAAACTGGGATAATTTTAGATATTGAAGAGATGAAAAATATTGAAAGATTTGGAAAATCGGGATTGGAAAACGCTAAAAAGTATCTTTTTGTGGATAAGGAAAAAATAAAAAATCCAAAAGAAAATTATGGCAGGGAAATTATGAAATATAACATTAACAAGTGTAGTGAAAAAGAATTAAAGAGAATAGGATTTACAACGAAGGAAATAAAAAAAATACTTTTAGAACTTGATAGTGGAAATATTCGTTCAAATTTAGATTTGGAAAAAATTATCGGGAATAAGAGATATTTAGAAATGGAAAATAAAGTAAAATTTATTGATTAATTTATTGAATTAATAAAAAAGTTAAGAGTGTGTATAAAAAAATTACACCCGGGTGTGTAAAAATTTTTGTGTAAACCTCTAGATAATATATGGTAAAATAACTGTATAATATTTGGAGGTTTTTGTTATGACTAAAAAGAAAATTGACAACGAAATTTTTAAAACACTGATTGAGGATTACAATATTAAAGATACTAATGATATTAAGGATATGCTTAAGGATTTGCTTTCGGGTACTATCCAAACCATGCTTGAAGCTGAAATTGAGCATGAACTGGGGTATGCTAAACATTCTATGAAAGATAAGACTACTTCTAATGCTAGAAATGGACATTCCAAGAAAACTGTTAGAAGTGAGTATGGCAATCTTGATTTAGATATTCCTAGAGATAGAAATGCTGAGTTTGAGCCTCAAATCATCCCTAAATATCAAAGAGAAATTACTGGCATTGAAGGACAGATTCTTTCTCTTTATGCTAAAGGAATGAGCAATAGAGATATCGAGGACCATCTCAATAATCTTTATGGAATTGATGTTTCGCCATCTATGATCAGTAAAATTACAGATAAAATTATACCTGAAATTAGGGAATGGCAGTCTAGACAGCTTGAGGATGTATACCCAATAGTTTTTATGGATGCTATCCATTACAGCGTAAGAAAAGATGGAGTTGTTGTTAAAAAGGCGGTATATTTAGCTATAGGAATAGATAAGGAAGGGCGAAAGGAGGTCTTAGGATTTTGGATAGGAGAAAATGAATCAAGCAAGTACTGGCTAAATGTTTTAAATGAATTAAAAAACAGAGGAGTTCAGGATATACTAATTATGTCTGTTGATAATTTAAAAGGGTTCAGCGAAGCAATATCTTCGGTGTTCCCTAAGACAGAAATTCAAAAATGTGTGGTTCATCAAATTAGAAACAGCATAAGATACATATCTTACAAAGATGTAAGGGAATTTACATCAGACTTAAAAGAAATGTACAATGCACCAACACTGGAACAGGCAGAGTTTAAACTGGATGAACTAGAAGAAAAATGGGGTAAAAAGTATATGGCAGTAATTAATTCCTGGAGAAGTAACTGGAATGAGTTGACAACATACTTTAAATATGATACAAAGATAAGAAAGCTGATATATACGACAAACCCGATAGAAAGCTTAAACAGACAATTAAGAAAGTATACGAAGACAAAATCACTTTATCCGACAGATGAAGCATTGATGAAGTCAGTATATTTAAGTTTAAAGGAAGCAACAAGGAAATGGACTGGAAGAATACCGGGCTGGGGAGAAATATATTCTCAGTTAAGTATTTATTTTGAAGGAAGGATTTAAAAACAGGATGATAAAAATACCATCCTGTACCATATATTATATTTTGAGTTTACACAAAATTCTGGACACTCTCTTACACCCTCTTTTTGTTTTTTTATTTAGAATTTTTATTTACTCATCAAATTTTTAAAATATTCCACGACAAATTCTGCACATTTCACTCCGTCAACCGCAGCGGACATTATTCCACCAGCATATCCAGCACCTTCTCCACAAGGCATAATTCCTTCGATATTGGCAAAAAACTTTTCATTTCTTGGAATTTTTACAGGAGATGAACTTCTGCTTTCTACACCAGTTAAAATGGCGTCATAATTTGCAAATCCTTTTATTTTTTTATCCATAAGCGTGATTCCTTCTTTTAGAGAAGAGTTTATATATTCAGGGAAAATGTTGTTTAAGTCAGCAAATTTGTAATCTGCAAGGTAACTTGGCTTTACATTTCCCAATTTTTTTGAAACTTTGTTATTTACAAAATCTCCAAAGAGCTGGACAGGGGCTTTGTAGTCACTTCCGCCAAGAATAAAGGCTTTTTCTTCTAATTTTCGCTGAAATTCAATTCCAGCAAGAACAGAATCTCCTTCAAAATCATTTGGAAAAACATTTACTAAAATTGCCGAATTGGCATTTTCTAAATTTCTTTTTGAATAGCTCATCCCATTTACAACTAACCTATTTTCTTCACTTGCAGACGGTACTACGACTCCACCGGGACACATGCAAAAAGTGTAAACTCCTCTTCCATTAGAAGTTTTGACATTTAATTTGTACTCGGCAGATGGTAACTTATTAGCAAATTTTCCATATTGAGCTCTATTTATCATGCTTTGTTTGTGTTCGATTCTAACTCCCACAGAAAAAATTTTCCGCTCCATTTGGACTTTTTGTTCATTTAACATATAAAATGTTTCTCTTGCACTATGTCCAATCGCTAAAACTGCGATGTTTGTTGAAATAGTGTATTTTTTTTCATTTTCTAAATCTTCAACTTTGATTTCTTTTAATTTATTGTTTTCGTAATTAATTTTTGTAAGTTTTGTGCAAAATCTGTATTCTCCGCCGAGGCTTTCAATTTTTTTTCTTATGTTTTTCATAATTCCAATAAGTTTGTCCGTTCCAATGTGCGGTTTTGACATGTAACTTATTTTTTTCTCGGCTCCTGCTAAAATCAGCTCATCATAAATTTTTTGCATTCTAAAATTATTTGTGTTAGTGTTTAATTTCCCATCGGAAAAAGTGCCAGCTCCACCTTCACCAAATTGAACATTTGAATATTTGTTCAATTTTCTTGTCTTAAAAAAATTGTAGACATCTTTTTTTCTCTCGTCGACGTTTTTTCCCTGCTCAATAATAATCGGTTTAAGCCCAGCTTCAGCCATCACAAGTCCAGCAAAAATGCCAGCAGGTCCGCTTCCAACTACGACAGGTCTTTTTATTTTCTCGTTTTCAAAAAAATTTTCTATTTTTGAAATAGAATAAATTTGTTTTTCAAATTTTTTTATATTTTTAACATTTTCAAATTTTTTTTCGTTTTCAAGCTCGATATTTACAGCATAGACAAAGACAACATTATTTTTTTTTCTGGCGTCAATCGCCTGTCCTGCAATTTCAAAACTTTTTATTTCGTTTTTATTAATTTTATAAAGTTTGCAGACAACATTTTTTAAGTCGTTCACGTTATGTTTTACAGGCATTTTTATATTATTAATTTTAAGCATTTATTTTCCTTTCACATTTTTTTTATTAAACATTTTCTCCAGCAAATTTTCCACTCGCCCACGCCCAATGTAAGTTAAATCCACCACATTCACCATAGACATCCATAACTTCTCCAGCAAAATAAAGCCCTTTTGTTTTTTTTGATTCCAAATTTTCTAGATTTATTTCGTTCAAAGGAATTCCGCCGGCAGTAACTTGCGCATTTTTAAAGCCATTTGTATCTAATATTTTTATTTTATATTTTTTTAAAATTGTACATATTTTTTTTATTTCATTGTCAGTGAGTTCTGAAATATTTTTTGACAATTTTGGAATTCCCGACATTTTAGTCAAAAATTGACCTAATTTTTTGTTAATCATTCCATTAAAATATTGCTCCATTGTCATATTTTTTAGTATTTCCCGTCTCTTTTTCAAAATTTTAAAAAGCTCATCATATTCAAATTTTGTCATAAAATCAACTTCAAATTCGACTTCTTTATAAAGTGGAAATACAAAAGAAATATTAAAGACGACATTTCCCGAAATTCCGTAATCGGTAAACAGCAGTTCTCCTTCATAAGTACAGATTTTTTCAAATTTATCTTCGTTTTTTCCAAAAGCAGTAACTTTGGTATCTAATTTTATTCCACGTAATCCCTTTATTTTATGTTTTTCAGTTTTTAGCTGAACAATTGCTGGCACAAGTTTTGTTAGACTGTGTCCAAAATTTTTTGCAATTTGGTAGCCGCTTCCATTTGAGCCAAGTTCAGGGTAAGAAATTCCACCTGTTGCAAGAATGATTTTTTTTGAGTTAATTTGTCTCTTATCTTCGGAAAGAATTTTAAATTCAAACATTTCTTTTGTAACTTTCGTGACGTAAAAATCCGTATAAATAGGAATTCCAAGTTTTTGTGCATAAAATCTGAGTCCATCTACAATTGATGCCGCTTGTCCACTAAGTGGATAAAGTTTTCCACGACTTTCTTCGTTGCAAATAATTCCAATTTCATTTTCAAAAAAGTCGATCACATCATTTGGCAAAAAATTATTTAGAATATGGTTTATATCCTGTTTTCGATTTTCAATCCCAAAATAGTTTTCATTTGTGGCATTGATATTACTCAAATTACATCGTCCGTTTCCTGTAACCAGAACTTTTTTTAAAATTCTGTCTTTTCGCTCTAAAATGACGACATCTCTTCCATTTTTCTTAGCGGTAATTGCCGCCATAAGTCCAGCCGCTCCACCGCCTATAACAGTTACTTCTGTTTTCAATTTTATGCTCCTTTTAAATTTTTTATCAAATAAATTATATCATTTTAATTATTTTTTTCATTAAATTTTTAAAAGTTTTATAAAAAAGGTTTTTATTTTTAAAGTTAAATAAAAATTAAAAATATATTGACAAAAAGTAAAAAATATTGTATAAATAATTAATAAAAAATTAAAGGAGGATAGAAAATGAATAAAAAATTTGAAATTTTAAAAAATGAAAAAGTTACTGGGAAAAAACTGGAAAAAGGCTTTACGCTTATAGAAGTGATACTAGTAGTTGCAATTATCACAATAATTTCTGCGATAGCGATACCTCAAGTTGGAAAGTATCTGAATAAAGCTAATAGAAGTAAAGTAATTGGGGCAATTTCTGAATTAAATAACACGACGACATCTTGGAGTATTGATCACAGTGGAGATGCACCAAAAAATTTACAAGACATTTTAACAGAACAAGGAAATTTAAACAAGCTTGGAATTGGGCTTGACAGTAGCGGAAAATTTAAAATTGGAAATATTCATGGTCAAATAATCTATCAGAATGGAGAAATTTTCGCTAAAATTGATGCAAATAGCAAGGCTTTTCCTGGAGAAGAGATAAGGAGATGACATCAATTTTTTTGTTGATTTTAAAATATTTTGTTTTTTTAGTATTTTTGTAAACGATGTGAAAAAAAAAGTGATATATGACAGGGATATTTTTTTCTTGATTTTGATAGGATTATTTTTTTCTATCAAATTTAATGATTTGGAAAATTACTATCTGGGAGTAAGCGGTTATTTAATGCCGTTATTAGTGCTTTATATTTTGGAAGATTATTTTAAAAAAAGTTTAATTGGTTTTGGTGATATAAAACTTATGATGGGGATAGGTGGGTTATTTCGGTACAATGGAGTTGAGAATATTTTTAAATTTTATATGATTTTATATATTCTTTCAGGGATTATTTCTTTATTTTTATTGTTTTCAAAAAAATTTAAAAAATATGATTATATTCCATTTGCACCATTTATTATTGTAACTTATTTATTTTTTGATTATTTAAAAGTATTTTTTTTATGAAGGAGAAAAAATGAAAAAAAATAAAGGGGAAACTTTAGTGGAAAGTTTGATTTCAATGTTTTTTGTAACACTTGCAATTGTTCCGCTTTCAAATTTATTTTTAAAAACTCTAAAAACAAATACAAAAGTGGATGATGTAAATATTCACAATATAGAAATTTCAAATATGATAGAGTTAATAAAAGCCAAAAAATATGAAGAAATAAATAAATTTTCTGGAAAATATGAAATCGCAAGTACAGATGATTTTTATAATAAGTTTTCGATTGAAAAAAAGTATCAGATTTTAAAAAATATTGATTTTTCAAAAAATAAAATTCAAATGAAAATTGAAAAAACAGACGGATTTTATTTGAATGAAAAAGGTGAAAAAGAATATATTTTTAAGATAGTTGCAAATAAAATAAATGATTATTATTTTCCAAATTTTTTGTAAAATAATTTGAAAAGAGGGAAAATTGTGAAAAATAAAAAAAAGGGTTATTTGCTTTTGGAAATCATGATAAGTATGTTTTTATTTTCAGTTATAGTTTTTGTTGTGTCAATTTTTTTGAAAAGAGTCGTCATAATTGAAAAGATGAAAAAAAATAATCAGAAAAGTTATGAAAACTTATATTTTTCGTTTGATAAAATTGTAGAAAACTTGAAAAATAGAGATAAAGAAGAGTTTTTTTATGAAAACGAAAGTAAAAATATTCATATTTTTAAAAATAAAATTATTTATAAAATAGATGGAATTTTATATAAAATTGAATTTGAAAATCAGAAAATGTATATTTCAGATACTGAAAATAATAAAAATTTTGGGAGTAGAAATACCATTTCAAATTTAGAAAATTTAGAATTTGAAAAAAATGGAAATATTCTTGTCATAAAAATAAAAAATTTAGGAAAAAATGAAATTAGAGTTGTAAAAATATGATTGAAGGGAAATTTAAAAATGAAAAAAAAAATTTAGGTGCAAGTCTTATTTATGTGCTGATTGCACTATCAATGATAACTGTATTTTCAACAAATTTTATATTTTTTGTAAAACAGAAATCAGATATAGTTTTTTTAAAAAATACTGAAAAAAAATTAGATAAAAAAAATTTTGTTGAAAAAGAATTGGAAAATGCAAAAAGATTTGTAAGAAATGGTGTGAATTTTGAAAATAATCAAATTGAAATAGAAAAAGAAGAATTTTATTTTGATACAAATTTACAAAAAGTAGGAAATGATTTAAAATCAGAAAAATTAATCTTTTTGCAGAAAGATATTCAGAGTATTGGAGGATTTGTGGTTAAAAGTATAAGAGATGGGAGCGGAAATGAATATTTTTTACCACTTGATAAAAATACGGTTTACAACGACTTGGAAATTATTTTTGGAAGAAAAATTTTAGATATGGAAATTTTTTATAGAGAAAAAATTTCTTTTAAAAGAAAAAATGCAACACTTGTGGAAATGAATGTTTTAAGTGGTGAAATTTTGTAGAGGAGGGATTTTTTGGAAAATTTAAAAATATACTTAAGAAGTGAAAATAAAATTTATCTTTTTTACGAAAATGAAATATATTTTTATGAAAATCAGGATTTATCGACTGTTTTGGAAAATTTTCTGGAAGAAAATAATTTTGATAAAATGGAATTTAAAAAAAATGTGGAAGTTAGTTTTATTTTACATTTTTCATATTTTAAATTTGAAAATTTTGGGATTGAAAGAAATGAAAATAAAAATGATGAAATTAAAATAATTTCTAAAAAAAATAATTTTGTGTGTAAAAAATTGGTTTTGGATTATGTAGCTGATAAATATTTAGATATTTATTTGGAAAAAAGTAAAATTTCAAGTTTAAAAAAAATAGTGAAAAAAATTTTTTGTAAAATTTCAGAAATAAAAATTGATTTTCAGGCAATTTATAATTTTTATAAAAATAAAAATACAGAATTAGAAAACGAAGAAAAAGAAAAATTATTTCCTGAAAATGAAATTGGAAATAAAAAACAAAAAGAAGTTCAAGTTGTGAAAATAGAAGACATCGGGGTCGAAGAAACAATAAATGAAAAAGATTTGGAAAATGAAAATTTGAAAAATGAAAAAATGGAACTTTTTCAAATTGGGGAAGAAAATAGTTTGCGAATGGTAATTTATAACGAAAAAATAGTGGAATTGGAAAAAGTTGAGTTAAAACTTTCTGATATAGAGGAAATTAATGAATTTGACTTTGGGAATATAATAGTTGTAGCAGATGCAGAAAACGAAATTAAAATAATCTTTTCTGCAAGTGAACTTTATGAAAATCCAAATTTTGTAGAAAATGAAAATTTTTTTGATATAAAAAGTTTAAAAGAAATAAAAATTTCTGATGTAGCGATAGCTTTGTTTTTGTTTCTTGGGTATTTTCTTTTGAGTAATTTTATGAACAATGAAAAGTTGAAAAAAGAAAATGAAGATATAAAACTTCAGACAAAAATTTTGGAAAAAAATTATTTGAAAAAGAAAGATGAGGAAATTCCAAATTATGTGAAAGAATTAAAGATGTTAAAGGAAATTGATAGTTCAATTGAACGAGATGAGTTTTATTCATATATAAAGTTTTTAGTTGAAAATAGTAAAAAAGGGGTAGATTATACAAAAATTAATTATGAAAATTCAAAGTGGACGGTCTCTGGTGAGTTAAAAAATTTTGAGAATTTTG
Proteins encoded in this window:
- a CDS encoding NAD(P)/FAD-dependent oxidoreductase codes for the protein MLKINNIKMPVKHNVNDLKNVVCKLYKINKNEIKSFEIAGQAIDARKKNNVVFVYAVNIELENEKKFENVKNIKKFEKQIYSISKIENFFENEKIKRPVVVGSGPAGIFAGLVMAEAGLKPIIIEQGKNVDERKKDVYNFFKTRKLNKYSNVQFGEGGAGTFSDGKLNTNTNNFRMQKIYDELILAGAEKKISYMSKPHIGTDKLIGIMKNIRKKIESLGGEYRFCTKLTKINYENNKLKEIKVEDLENEKKYTISTNIAVLAIGHSARETFYMLNEQKVQMERKIFSVGVRIEHKQSMINRAQYGKFANKLPSAEYKLNVKTSNGRGVYTFCMCPGGVVVPSASEENRLVVNGMSYSKRNLENANSAILVNVFPNDFEGDSVLAGIEFQRKLEEKAFILGGSDYKAPVQLFGDFVNNKVSKKLGNVKPSYLADYKFADLNNIFPEYINSSLKEGITLMDKKIKGFANYDAILTGVESRSSSPVKIPRNEKFFANIEGIMPCGEGAGYAGGIMSAAVDGVKCAEFVVEYFKNLMSK
- a CDS encoding aminoacetone oxidase family FAD-binding enzyme codes for the protein MKTEVTVIGGGAAGLMAAITAKKNGRDVVILERKDRILKKVLVTGNGRCNLSNINATNENYFGIENRKQDINHILNNFLPNDVIDFFENEIGIICNEESRGKLYPLSGQAASIVDGLRFYAQKLGIPIYTDFYVTKVTKEMFEFKILSEDKRQINSKKIILATGGISYPELGSNGSGYQIAKNFGHSLTKLVPAIVQLKTEKHKIKGLRGIKLDTKVTAFGKNEDKFEKICTYEGELLFTDYGISGNVVFNISFVFPLYKEVEFEVDFMTKFEYDELFKILKKRREILKNMTMEQYFNGMINKKLGQFLTKMSGIPKLSKNISELTDNEIKKICTILKKYKIKILDTNGFKNAQVTAGGIPLNEINLENLESKKTKGLYFAGEVMDVYGECGGFNLHWAWASGKFAGENV
- a CDS encoding IS256 family transposase codes for the protein MTKKKIDNEIFKTLIEDYNIKDTNDIKDMLKDLLSGTIQTMLEAEIEHELGYAKHSMKDKTTSNARNGHSKKTVRSEYGNLDLDIPRDRNAEFEPQIIPKYQREITGIEGQILSLYAKGMSNRDIEDHLNNLYGIDVSPSMISKITDKIIPEIREWQSRQLEDVYPIVFMDAIHYSVRKDGVVVKKAVYLAIGIDKEGRKEVLGFWIGENESSKYWLNVLNELKNRGVQDILIMSVDNLKGFSEAISSVFPKTEIQKCVVHQIRNSIRYISYKDVREFTSDLKEMYNAPTLEQAEFKLDELEEKWGKKYMAVINSWRSNWNELTTYFKYDTKIRKLIYTTNPIESLNRQLRKYTKTKSLYPTDEALMKSVYLSLKEATRKWTGRIPGWGEIYSQLSIYFEGRI
- a CDS encoding helix-hairpin-helix domain-containing protein, yielding MKIKYIIIFVMLLIVGNFLRLFIEDKNKPNIEISKEVNYKKEKAKENNDFTKKKKKFDVNGVEYADLLKLGFSKSKAENIIKFRDETGIILDIEEMKNIERFGKSGLENAKKYLFVDKEKIKNPKENYGREIMKYNINKCSEKELKRIGFTTKEIKKILLELDSGNIRSNLDLEKIIGNKRYLEMENKVKFID
- a CDS encoding prepilin-type N-terminal cleavage/methylation domain-containing protein, whose amino-acid sequence is MKNKKKGYLLLEIMISMFLFSVIVFVVSIFLKRVVIIEKMKKNNQKSYENLYFSFDKIVENLKNRDKEEFFYENESKNIHIFKNKIIYKIDGILYKIEFENQKMYISDTENNKNFGSRNTISNLENLEFEKNGNILVIKIKNLGKNEIRVVKI
- a CDS encoding prepilin-type N-terminal cleavage/methylation domain-containing protein translates to MNKKFEILKNEKVTGKKLEKGFTLIEVILVVAIITIISAIAIPQVGKYLNKANRSKVIGAISELNNTTTSWSIDHSGDAPKNLQDILTEQGNLNKLGIGLDSSGKFKIGNIHGQIIYQNGEIFAKIDANSKAFPGEEIRR
- a CDS encoding prepilin peptidase, translated to MFCFFSIFVNDVKKKVIYDRDIFFLILIGLFFSIKFNDLENYYLGVSGYLMPLLVLYILEDYFKKSLIGFGDIKLMMGIGGLFRYNGVENIFKFYMILYILSGIISLFLLFSKKFKKYDYIPFAPFIIVTYLFFDYLKVFFL
- a CDS encoding type IV pilus modification PilV family protein; translated protein: MKKNKGETLVESLISMFFVTLAIVPLSNLFLKTLKTNTKVDDVNIHNIEISNMIELIKAKKYEEINKFSGKYEIASTDDFYNKFSIEKKYQILKNIDFSKNKIQMKIEKTDGFYLNEKGEKEYIFKIVANKINDYYFPNFL